In the genome of Dyadobacter fermentans DSM 18053, the window TCTTGCCATGCCTCTGCGACGCGATATTCTTTGGAGGAAACAGGGTCACTATCTAGTACAACAGAGCATTCAATTTGGCTATACCCCCGCGGCGCATCGACGGTCACCTCATATTTTCCTTCCTTGTCGGTATAGGCGTTGGTCAAAAACTTAGTTCTTACGAAGCCGTTCGAGGCAATGACCGAGATCCTCACACTATCCACCGGACCATACCCCGGCGCGGTAACAGTCCCGTAAATAGTAGTAATCCCTTTTAACCTGTCGCAACTCCCGAGCAACGTTCCAATTATCCAAAGGCAAAATGAAGCGCCGATGAACCGGACATTTATATTGGCAAATGGCTTTCTTATCATCTTCCATTCAGATTTAGTCAGTCTTAGCGGCGTATTTCCAAAAGCTGTTTCGCATATCCCAATCAATAACGCAGTTGTAATCAAACACTTTACGGTAGATAAAGTCTTGCTCATTGGCCAATCCATTTCAGATGAAATCCAAAAAAAATGGCAACGGACCCCGCGCATTTAATCCGATGAGCAACTGGAAGGAATCAATAATCAACCGAAAAATAACACTTGCTAACTGAGCAATAAATCAACCCATACAGTCTTTGAGAAGAGCATTTCTATTTGAACAATTTAAAGTCGAAGTTGGCCTTCGCTCCCGCTGAGACGCCACAGCAGGTGTTCAGTTTTCTACCATCTTGCCACGCCTCGCCCTTCGTGTATTGCTGGGTAGTCGGGCTACCATCAAGTATCAAATCACATTCAACACGGCCATACCCGCGTGGGGCATCCACCGTCACCCGATACTTTCCGTTTGCATCTGTGAGTGTTTCAGCTACAAATTTCGTATTTGTCATAGTCTGTCGGGCAATAAAAACAATCCTCGCACTATCGACCGGACCATACCCGGGCGCGGTAACAGTCCCGTAAATAGTAGTAATCCCTTTTAACCTGTCGCAACTCCCGAGCAACGTTCCAATTATCCAAAGGCAAAATGAAGCGTCAATGAACCGGACATTTATATTGGCAAATTGTACTCTTATCATCTTCATTCAGATTCAAAATTGACAATTGCCAAAAAGTAGACAACAAACCATTCACCGATTGCAAGGAATGTGCAACCGGCAGAAATGAATAATCAAGCGAATGGGACACGCCGCAAACCAGCTTGAAAGCCCGACC includes:
- a CDS encoding carboxypeptidase-like regulatory domain-containing protein produces the protein MKMIRVQFANINVRFIDASFCLWIIGTLLGSCDRLKGITTIYGTVTAPGYGPVDSARIVFIARQTMTNTKFVAETLTDANGKYRVTVDAPRGYGRVECDLILDGSPTTQQYTKGEAWQDGRKLNTCCGVSAGAKANFDFKLFK